GTTACAATCCCGGCCTTGTCCAATAGATGCGCCGTGAACGTAGCCGACTTGTAGCCCTTGGGCACCTTCACCCACACATAAAATGCGGCAGGCGGGGCATCCACCTCCAGCCCGATTTGTTTGAGCCCTGGCACTAGCGTATCGCGCCGCTCCTGATAAATTGTTCGCAGGCCGTCCGTCACGGAATCGTCGAGATTCAACGCCGCGATGCCGGCCTCCTGCACGGCCTGGAAACAGCCCGAATCCAGATTGCTCTTGATCTTGAGCAGCCCGTTGAGCACCTGCTTGTTGCCGACCGCAAAACCGATACGCCAGCCGGTCATGTTGTAGGTCTTCGAGAGCGAATGAAATTCGATGCCGACGTCCTTGGCGCCCTCGACTTCCAGAAAACTTGCCGGCCGCCGGCCGTCGTAGAAAATTTCTGAATAAGCTGCATCGTGACAGATGATAATCCTGTACTTCTGGGCGAAGGCGATCGCCTGCTTAAAATAGTCCTTGCCCATGACGACAGACGTCGGATTATTCGGCGAATTCAAAAACATCAGTTTCGCTTTCTTCGCCACACTGACCGGGATCGCCTTCAGATCAGGCAGAAACTCGGTTTTCTTCGTAAGCGGCATCAGATGCACCTTGCCGCCCGCAAAGTTGGTTGCCACGGGATAGACCGGATAGCCGGGGCTGGGTACCAGCACGACGTCGCCCTTGTCCACAAACGCGAGCGGGATGTGCCCGATGCCTTCCTTGGAACCAATCAGCGTCAGTACTTCCGACCCCGGATCGAGCAGGACATTGAACCGCCGCCGATACCAGTCGGCCACAGCCTTGCGGAAGGCCAGCATGCCTTCATAGGACGGATATTGGTGGTTCTTGGGGTCGGCAGCCGCGCGGGCCAGTGCGTCAATAATAGGTTTGGGTGTCGGCAAGTCAGGGTCGCCAATGCCGAGATTGATGATGTCAACCCCACGGGCGAGCGCCTTCTGCTTCATCTCGTCGATCGCCGCGAACAGATAGGGCGGCAAAGTTTTGATGCGCGTCGAATACCTGATCGGGAAACCGGCCATGCGTTGCACTCCTTTCGGTTGAACGGAGCAGCTAGCCTACCGTATGGATGCGACCGCAATCAATCGGGCCACCGAACCAATTGACAGCATCAGGTGTCTCGACGTCCTCGAGCGCTATGCTACACTGAACGCTATGCACCTCCTCCTCATCGCAACCGTCTGGCTGCTAGCGTCGCCCGTC
This genomic window from Nitrospira sp. contains:
- a CDS encoding aminotransferase class I/II-fold pyridoxal phosphate-dependent enzyme; its protein translation is MAGFPIRYSTRIKTLPPYLFAAIDEMKQKALARGVDIINLGIGDPDLPTPKPIIDALARAAADPKNHQYPSYEGMLAFRKAVADWYRRRFNVLLDPGSEVLTLIGSKEGIGHIPLAFVDKGDVVLVPSPGYPVYPVATNFAGGKVHLMPLTKKTEFLPDLKAIPVSVAKKAKLMFLNSPNNPTSVVMGKDYFKQAIAFAQKYRIIICHDAAYSEIFYDGRRPASFLEVEGAKDVGIEFHSLSKTYNMTGWRIGFAVGNKQVLNGLLKIKSNLDSGCFQAVQEAGIAALNLDDSVTDGLRTIYQERRDTLVPGLKQIGLEVDAPPAAFYVWVKVPKGYKSATFTAHLLDKAGIVT